GAAAAActcatttctttaaatctcGGAAAATGGAATTCTACTGTTCGCCTGTACACTGAACGCTATTTTCATGTGTGGAATTAAATACTACACTAGACAGGAGGTTGCAAACAAATGTAATCTTTTGCAGACATAAGTTTAActaaaaatgcaagaaacaaAAGACATTTGAGAAATATGATGTTGGAACAAGTAGGGTTTTGATTCCAACAGTAGCTTCCTCATTCCAAGACAAATTCTTGCCTCTCTGTTCAGTGAAGAATTATATTCATAAGATCATACCCATGACCTGGTTTTATATGAAGACTTCTCACAAACCTGAGCCAATTCTGATTCAGTACAGAGTTGTTAATTCATATACTGTAATAATTGCAGCATCTTAACTATATGACTTGGTGTTCACACCAGCCAACAGCACGTAACAAGATGTTAAAGAAAATCTGACCATGTAAGAACTGCTTCATTGTTCAGAGTTGTAAGATAGTTGAATGGTACAGAAGTCAGCAGTGATAATTCAGCACAATACTTACTAGTGAAGACAACCACCAAAATGATTGCCAAATCAATGAAGAGAAACTGGAAATCTCCCAGATTGCTCAGGATCTAGACAGAAATCACAACTGAAACATTGGTAATTTCTTCACACCAACACACATCTCACAGTAACAATTCTACTGCGTTAATTCTTCAAGCTTTACTCTATAAAGGAGAGAGTCAGTTTGGCAAGAGACTGCCTTAAGTCTGGTAAAGTCTTGTGTACCCTACAGTTCAGAGATCAAATCTTGAAACAGAATAGTTTAAAAGAATTTGTTCCAGGCTCAAAACACAAGCTGTTCACTGGAAGTTGTTCTTAATCAAAACTTTTAGCAGGGAATCTTACAAACCcattaaataaaagtttagGCCCACAGCTCTCTAAACACCACAGTCCCACTCATACAGTTGTCAGAATTTCCATCTCAAAGTTCCTTTAGTACTTTGCATTTTGGTTAAGTTACATATGCAAATTAAAGTACAGAATCTCCACCACACACCACCACAGTGAGTCCAGTcatattaacagaaaatactcCACTTGTTTTTCCCCCGTCCTAACTCAACTTGTAGCTGCTCTATTTCAACCCTTACATAAAGGGAACGTACTGCCTTTAAACTAAGCTAGGATGTTTTAAATGCTGACAGttttaaataatggaaaactgtatttttattctctttctatACTTACTTGACTTCCCACTGTACGGACCTTCTAACTGCAGGGATTAATGTCTTTTAAACGTGCACTACCATGATTTTCATACAACCAGTGTAAAAAACACCTCCAAAATACTATAGCTAGCACTACGTTTAATTCACAATTTTTAGAACATGTTTGTTATTTGTGTGTACTTAAAGAGACTTGCAACAATTTAGTAGAAATATTTACCAACTTTTAAATCTCTGAATTATAGTACTATTGCTTAAGCACAACATTTAAATACTTACAGAATACAGCAGAGTAACACTGATGTACTGGATAATGCTGTATAATGCCATGAACTTAAATACACAAAAGGAAGTTATTAAAGCAGCACGGCCTTCCCTGTCAAAACAAACATATTCAAGTAACCAGAAAGCTTTTTATGCAAGCAGTTATACTCTGCTTAACAAAATGTTAGCTAAGATTAAACATAAACCCTTTGAGACATGTTACACTGAAGACAGAGCTGAGAcacatgaaggaaaagaaggggtAAGAATGGTACACTTCCAAGTGTATCACAGCTGGAAGCATGGACAGAGCCATCAGCTTACTTCAGCATTCTTTGACTTTAGGTCGTTCTCCGATAACatgtttaaatgcatttctgcttgaaaaaGCATGTATCCCACACAAGTTCACTACACAGATCGAATGAGCATGCAGTCAGTCAGCTGCTGCCTTCAAAGATGTTTCTGATTACCCAGTACTTTCATTAGTTCCACATAAATGAAACTAGATTCTTCTCTGACTGACCTTCATGGAAAACTTATCTAACTTCCAATTCTAGAATTGAAAATTTGTcaaaacttatttatttatttaggaaatTCAGTTTCTATCCATGATAGTGCTGAGGACTGAAGTTATCCAAAGAACTTTATCCCTCATAACTACACACTGCCTTCACGGAAAGGCAAGTAATCCGTAAGACACTAAATTACACATTAACGTTTAGAAGGTGTCACACAAAAAAGTGCAGTTTATGTGGACAAAAggtaaataaatcaaaacactgAACTCTGCCACAGCAAGTCCTTACTAAGAGTACCTTTAGCAAAGAAGCACAAACTACTAAACTTATCACTTGTGCTTTAATTCAAATGGGCTTCCTATAATGTCAAACATGCACTAAGAGTATGCAGAATGAGTTACATAGCTACTACATATGCTGCTTCAGCTAGCTTACCACTAGTCTATAAAACACTATTTTGAACACTGTTAATTGCATTTATATGCAGAAAAGTATTCGTTAAGGGCACAGTAAGTGGTACTACCTGATCAGCTTTGGCACACAGGAAATACTAGGTGTCCTGGAAGTGAACGGTGATGCCACAGAAGCCTCAAGTTCAGACAAAGATATACCACCATGTGCCCTCTTTAGTGCCTGCCAGTTAGTATCAAAAGAAAGATCATTTTGAAGCACTCCTTCAGCTGTAAAATTTAACCAAATAATTTAACCAAATATTctgtatgtaaaataaaaatatacttactCCACAATCATTTGCACCATCTCCACACATGCCCACATAGTAActataaaaatcaaacatatGTCAACATTCCACACATTTCCTAATCACAGtccatttaatttatttcatgaaatactTTTATATTACATGACATATTCAGGACATGAACAGACAAAAGCAATCCTTGATAAAGAAAGTAATTACTATTCCCATTATACACATAAGGGAGTAGACAGAAAACTAACATGACTCATCCAGGTAAATCAAACCAATAACGGTTACCATCCTTCTGTCATTCCAAGGTCTAAAGCATATATGCTCTAGGGGGAGGGCAGACTTTTGTAGCATTTGGTATTGCAACAGAGTTTATAAAAAGATAATCCTAAAAGCATCAGGATGGtctaacttcagaaaaaaacaaggaaaaaaaaatgtagtcacGTGAGTAACAATCTCAAACTCAATAGTTTGAGCCTAGCACCAACACACAGGATATGATAAATGACCAGAAATCACTTTAACACTTCTTTAACAAACAGAAGACATCCAATACATTTGTTTACTAAGCCAATTAACCAGATTTAGAAATATGCTAGTCAGTTTAGCTACTAATCACTTAGAGTAAACTTTCATAATTTAAGATATTCACAACTGACCAGCAGATGGTACTGTTCTCATTCCAGTTTGGCTAAAGATCTGATTTACCaactcaaaagatttttttttttttgcaatttgaTGCAATAGCTTACAGCATACATAGGGAGGCTTTTTCCTAACACATTGAACACCCTGTCAGCCCTTACTTGCCCTTTATACAATTAAGCAAATACTTACTCTACATTTTGTAAAGCTTCCACCAGCTGAGTTTTCTGATCAGGTGCCATGCGAGCAAACACAGTGCCATGTAACACAagctggaaaacaggaaatttcTTACTGTTCTTCACCAGACAAAGTCTGTCCATCACCAAAAGGGCCCATAGTCAAGTAAAGTACTTACCTTGGGTACCAGATCCTGGAAATGCTCCAGAATCACTGCAAATGACTTTCCATTCATTGCAAAATGGTATTTGGTCATCTGGAGATCCTCAAGGCTTTCATGGACCAATTTAACTGGAATATCCTATcatcaaaagtattttaattgtCAAGATGTAATATATTTACATAGGTACTGTGTAATTTCAAACTAACACTCAAAGTGGTATTTCTGCAGATAACACACTAGTGGAGGCTTGGGAAAGTTTCAACTGAAAGAAAACCTCATATAATGAAAACATCTACTGCATAACAAGAACATCAGCTTATCATGTTTCAGTTACACAGAGCGAGAGCAGTCTTAAGACTTAAATACAGCAAAAACGTCTCCTGCACAGCTAAAATGCCAAATCTCACATGCCATAGATCAAAGTTGAAAAAGCAACTCCAAGCTATTCTACCATTCTTTGTTTTACTATCTGAAAGTTAACTAATACCTCCACTTTGATTTGCAAAGGTgcttaatgaaataatttgaaaaagaaataaacttaaCAGCAAATCTAACTAATAACactctagagaaaaaaatactcaagtTACCTCTGAGTTTATGGCTGGTGATGAACTAGTGCATTTTGCGAGGGTATCTGCATAATGCCAGTTGATCCTGGCAGCCTGCCCATCCTTTGGAGGTAGTGCTTCAGCAATAATGACCTTATCCTGAGGTAGAATCATTCCACAGTCTCTGGCCACAGAGATAGCAGTTAACATATTATCCCCTGTtaaataattgcatttaaaaaagtttcaattaaaaaaaggataagTAGCATGCACTGACATGCAACAGAAGAGACATGCTAACTATGCCAGttttaaggcaggagaactgcTTAAATTAAAGTGACACCTTCAGCACAATGCAAGTCTACAGCAGTCAAAGTTTAGCCCTGTAAACCCCTCCTACTGCACTAACATCACTAGAAAGTTTGTTTCCTTCAGTTACAAAAATTTCCTGTGATCAAATcttaacatatatttaaaatcaggCAGAAAGCAtgtgattatttaaaatacacttttttttaaaaaaaaacactgtcatAGACCATGCAGGACCAACATCAAGTTCTATTACCAACTAATCAAAACATTCTTCCAGAGTTACACCTGtgattaaaaagcaaacacactGTATGGAAAGCACTGAGAAAACTTACATACTAATACTGTCCTGCTTATGCGGACATATGCAGTCATTCTCACAAAAAATTTAAAGTGACTTGCCATAAGATAACTCAGGCTGGTAGGCACCCCTAGGAGCTCACACCTAGTCCAATCtactgctcaaagcagggtcaactgAGATCAGGCCAGgacatttttctgtctgatcTTGAAAAACTCAAAAGGTTTTCCATCCTACAAATCCAATGCAAGGTAACTTATGAATAGCGCTGGGGAGACCAACCTACAAAGTAGAATAATCCCAACACTGATTTCAGACCTCTGCCTAGCCAGAACATCTTTTACCCGAAATGAAATAGATTGATGTCTGAacagtttcatattttttatgcTATAAATCTATACTAACCTGAATGCTATTCTATAATCTGACGTAAACGCTATGCTTCTTGCTCTAAATCCAGTAAAATCCAGTCTATTGACACTAAAATTTTACTTAATACTTTACTTATATATGTCAGACCAAAAAAGATAAGATTTTATGTCTTTAATACAAATGTGTTTACATGCTAACCTGTAACCATGACAGTGCGAATGTTGGCTTTATGCAAATCTTCAAGTACAGCAGGGGTTTCTTGCTTCAGCTTGTTTTGCATTATAATTAACCCCATAAAATCCATGCTGCTTTCAATAGCGTCTCTGtagaaaaagcagcaacagaaaacttcagaagaatTGCAAATACTAGCTGCAGCTTAAAGAGTCTGTTTTTTCTGGTTATCAAAGTaaagagaaatgtttatttttaactatgaAAAGTGTGAAGAAGCTTTATAAAAGATGACCCCAAGAGATATTATCATCCCCATTCATTTATGCTTATTTCCTTTgtttaagtttaaaataaaaacatgaaccAGTATGACAAAAATGTTGTTTCCTCTCAAGTACAACTATTCAACTATGGTTTCTTCCCCAGAACTCTTTCTATAACTAATTGTATTCTCAAAAAGAAAGGTAACTCCTGAAAAAATGCTCCAAAATTGACTGCagccattttttattttatttagaatgcACAGCTgggatttcttttccaaattagCTGAACCTTAACATATAGTCTACCAATTTTTATTCCCAAAGCTAAAGAGtttagaaattaattaattaagtcAGTATCCATGGGCTTTGATATTGTACTTCTACAGATTTTCACACCTGACACTGGAAATCTGTTTCTCTACTTTGCACTGTTTTGGTAAAAATTTATCTTGATACAGAACTGACAAAACCACAGAGTCATTTTCATAATGCTGCAACTCAAACTCTATGGATAAAATGCATTTGCCAAAAAACTAGGatcatatgaaaaataattaacagaaaattctactcttacaagaaaaagaaaagctcttctaCCAATAGGTTTTCTAAGGAGAAAATGGTCACCCTGCCCACAACAGATGATAAAACTAAATCAAACATGCACAAGAGGGTTTCCACGAGATGccatcatcttttaaaaacagagttgATACACACACAAgttgcagaaaaataagatgagaTTCTATGCCATGTTAACAAAAAGTAAACACCATAAACTATTATTACAGTACATTTCAAGCTCAGGGCTGTTCCTCAGAATTCACTTTCTTACAGAACAACTTGCTTGTCTTAAATTTCTCATGTATTGTCCAAAGTACAAATAAAGAATGCACAGGACCATGTAcatcaagagagaaaaaggatgaaCAGGAGTTGTAACTGATTTAAACCAAAGTAAACATCACAATCCAAACCATGCAGCTTTTAAAGTCTGttacttattaaaaaagtaaagtcACTCCTACCTATTAATAGTCTGGACTTTGTGCCATGTAAGCTTAGACTCCAATTTTCTGTGAGCAAGAGCAATAACTCGGAAGCCCTGCTTAGTGTATTCTTCCAGGACACTCTCAAAGTCAACAGgaactttaaaagaaagaaataaagaacaaaagacgaaaaaaaaaaccatcaaACATCAAGTTCAGAGTTACTAGAATTGTTCCTATTACAGTTTAGCTACAAGGGTGGGGTGGAGGTGTCAGTTTTTTCCTTTACCTGTTTCCTGCTTACACAAACTGGCAATCACCTCAGGGGCACCTTTCATGTAAGCATCCATTCTCTTCTCCCCCAGAACTCTGGTTATTACACACATACGttgtaaaactgaagaaaatggaaactggCGCACAATTCCAATCTCATAGCTGGTCTGTAAAATGtaagacagaagaggaaagaggttACATCCCCCAAAACGCTTAGAGGTGGACATCCCCATTAATGCTTAAAGAGAGGTGGAtgtttatgtgaaaaaaaaatcatacttacTGAAAGCTCAAataattcctaaaaaaaaaaaaaaaaaaaaaaaaaaaaaaaaaaaaaaaagacatttgttgaaaatcttcattttggtttaatattttcagataccaaagtatttgcaaataaatctaCACAGCGTTCTCAGTCTAAAGTCACACTGCATTTGCAAATGATATATCATACATTTAGCATCTTTTACTTAAGACATTAGAACCTGATATTTAATACTAGAAAAACATGAACAAAGATAAATAGCGTACTGATTTCTGTTACAGTATCTGCAGGACTTTTCTCAGTCTAATTTCTGTGTCAGTTTAGCCTATGTAAATGACAGTAACAAATTGTTTCAGAACGAAGCCATGATTACTGCATCACAGCCAAAAACAAATCCTGTATTAAGTCCCCAGAGTACTTATAATGTGTAATCTCCTTCACAGTAATTACTGTTATGCATACAACCACATCAAGTTCTGAACAGAAGAGAAGCTTCTATCCACTGTGGAGGAATAGAACACACAGGAACCAACCTGCTACatcctcctgctgcctttctttGTGATAATCTACGTAACAGAAACTGCAGGGTGAGCAGACTGAAACACTTCAGCAGCACAGTAACAATTTGGTAATGACACTAACTTTAAAATGCCCAAGCTCTAAACGCATTATAGTACTTGACAAACAATCTGCAATGGTAACAACCATGGCAATCAATCTGGTTGTCTTGAAAGTGACATCTACTGAATCACTACCTTGAACAACAGTTGAACAGTTTAACTTTTTTATACTTGTCTTTcgaaaaaaacagttctgatcCTGTTTGCATTATACCAGCCAGAACCACAGCATATGGTAAAATGCACCTGTTTGTTAAACTCAGCTTTGTTTAATTCAAAGAATTGCTTGAATTTTTATACCATTTCTTGATTCGTTGCCTGCTTGGATTCTGGAAAAGGCTGTTTTGAAGGGCGAACCACCGTTGGCATAATACGATTATGAAGtgctgtttcttcttcagttgCTTCTTCTAaaatctgtgttaaaaaaaGTATAATCAACTAAATCAACACATTCATTAACTTAGGTTTTCTCATAATGTAGTTGTCAGAATAATAACCCTGGAGGTCAACCCAAGATGCAATGATCTTCCTAAACAAGATTTTTAGCAGTTCACATAAGATCTTcataaaaattttgaatttgaattacATACACTAAAACTTTGCCACACATACTTCAGCATCAGAAAGTAGTAAATTAGATGTTcaaattctttacatttttatgaactatagcatcaaatacattttagaaacaCTTTCATATTAAGATTTCCTTTGACACTTAAGTATTGCCACAAGTTTACCATTTTAAAGTTACAACTTGAATAGGCACATAATGGTGCATCTTGTACATGACAGCGTAGAAAACTTCGTATTACAGAACTTACAAATGTCACTTTTCTTGAAACAAGCAAATACTTACCCATCCTATTGCTTCAAACATCTTCAAATCAAGTGGGTCCCCAGAAAGTACCCCTTCAATTTTTGTAAGGGAATGACAAGTTGCCATGCAAGCAACAAACTCAGACTTCAGCAAGCTCTCACTGCAAGCCCTCTCTTCCGGCAAAAGGAAACTAAAACAATGAAGTTATAATATACTTAGCACTGTAATTATTTATTATGAGCCAATTCAAACTGTTTGTTTAGATTAACAGAAGAAATTGACTGCACAAGTCTCTTTACATGTATTTTCACACATCACCAAAAAGAGATTAAGACTCTAGGCTGTAATCTTCAGAAATACAGTCACAACTTCTGTTGGCTTCTTCAAAAGTTCTGTGTTAATTCACTCTTTGGTTAGATTTCCTTGCACAGAGGCCTCTTACCACTTTGCATGTGACTCAATTAGCTAAgccatttcattttaatcacCCAAAGAGTCATTACTTTAGAGGGTAGAAATAAGGAAACATGCCAAATTTAAACAGCGTCACTTCTCCATTATCAATCTAACGGGGTCTGGGACTTTAACCAGTTAAATTCTGGTTCACAGACTGCTAAATGTTACTAACTCTTCATTACTTCCAAACCATACTTTCACTTGCATTCTTACAGCCcattacaaatgcaaatatttgagCTCACTTGAGTCTTCCATTCTATTCAGCAGAAGCTTTTAAAGCACAACCAGGTATCCTGTTTGTTATTAACTCTCACTTATCCTTACCGAGCACTTTCCACCCGCTGAATTCCCCAAAGATCCAAACCATCCTCAGTAAGTGTGCCAGTCTGAAAAACATATCAAGGGgagttgcagaagaaaaaacctTCACAACCAAGTTATCCTcacataaagcaaaaattaaaaggtaATAATCCAAACTACAGCTAacaatacatttcattttcactttaaagaaataaagattttagaacaaaaaactcaaaatatCTTCTTGGCTTTTTCCTAATAACTAAGTTCCAGTTTTgtgaaatacctttttctttttttaaaaaaagcattcaaaacaATCATGACCTTGCTCAGGAACAGGACAAGGGAGACAGAGCAAGTCCAAAGGTGAGAGCTCGCCCCCTCTGTCTCTGAGGGCAGGGGTGTGTACACACATGTGCAATCTATGAAAGTGCTTTACCTTACATTCCAAAAGGTTCATGCTTTGAAAAGATAGCAGACCCTAAACCCTTCAGTACCAATTACTTACACAGTTAAAAACAGCAGTTGAAACATATGTACCAGggaaataatacatttaatgTAGATACTTAAAATCTTAGATGAAGATTTTAAGAGGGAAAGGAAACTTGATTCAAGAAttagctgaaagaaaaggtttCTGGCTAGCGatattaatgttttttattatttcttagcAGAAACATGACTGAAGTAAACTTATTtgacttttcatttgaaataaatgaaaatgagaaagccTGACCTCAGACTTAAACCTGAAATTTTCCAGAAGTCTGtgtgcaaaacaaaactcttgGGAGTCCCCTACTCTTTCATTTTTGAGGCGCCACTAATACATTAGAACTTGGAGTCTTAAGATAAGAAAGGAGCTTCatattttaagaacttttaCAGTCTACTCTAATAAAGTAAGTGAATTAACTGATGGCAAACACTGAAGACCTGGAATAAAACTGACAAAACTTACTCCAAGGTAATTAATTTCACTGTAGTTACTACTCTTTTCggattttcttttactgtttattCCACCTTCCAGATACCAAAGTTTCAAAATTCAACCAACCTTATCAAAACACACAAGATTCAGCTGGCCACAAATATTTATCCTTTGTGGGCTGATGCAGAAGATGCCAATTTTTTTCAAGCGTTTCTGCGCATAAACAATGCCAGCAGTCATGGCAGCAGGGAGTGCTGGGGGCACTGTGATAGTGATAATGTCAAGAGACTCGATGATGATGATATGAGCTGGAACCTGCAATAAAGATCAACAAAGTTAAGGAACAAAACCTGCTACTTAAAAGATTCACTATCTCACTGAAGTATTACATCACTGTTAAAGGCAAAAATCCATGCATCGCTTTCCCTAGCATAGTGGGTTCCGGAGGGCCCAGGAACTACCATGACCTTCACCAATAAGCAGCCATGACAATCCATTCCTAAAATATCCATAACCCATAACTAAGTGTTCACTCTTCCTCCTGCAAATACATTACTTAGAGTGactaaaaaatacataattcttcagagagaaaagaattacGAAGCTGTCAAGTAGTTTGATTTCTGTATTCCCCCCCTGCATCatgatttacattttcataatgtaaattataattttataatttcatatatacattaaaacacacattttatacATTACATGTCCAAGTGCCTCCAACTGGATATCAGTCACATGGTACTCAAAGAATCTAGAAATTGGGTCAGTGGAAATTGAGGCAACAAACTCAAATTCCACTGTAGTATAGTCAAATTCTGTAACATAGTCTGCAATTCTGCTAAGCCTTcttgaaaaagacaaatttttcACTTCGAAATAAAGCATTTCCACATAATTGTTTCTCAACATCTGAAGACGTGTGTTGAAAATTAAGATCAACTCTTTTCTAAGATGAAGTAGTTGTGGACAAGAATACAGTGAAATGAAGACGTACCTTGTTTAAGATGCTATTGACAACTGTGTACAGAAAGCCAATGCCTGCCACCACTACCAAAGACAGGAGAAACAGATAGGCATCTCTATAGAGTTTAAAATCAGTTGGCTTTGGATACAGTATAGAGCGAACAAGTTGTCCTTTAGCAGTGCTAAAGcctataaataaaaaggagtaagtataaacagcagcaaaactatTCAAATATGTTCAATACGTTCATGtattcaaatacaaatattcaaaaatattgaaatacttcaaaaacCTTAAGCTACTTATTTCATTAGGACAGTTTCTCAATATCTGGTAACAGATATTTTGCAGTGCTGTAATTAAAGTGTACATGACACTaagtgtttctgtgttttggaaAGAACACATTGCTAATACAAACTAACTCCTCTTTTACAGACGCAGTAAATACTCAACTGGTTTGGGCTGGCAGAATTGGCTGTATAGCATTTCGCTTCTGCTCTGCCCCTTATAATGCAGAGCTAGCAGGTATATTTATTAGATGCCTAATTGTGCCAGTCCTTGTGAAACGAAAACAAAGTTTGTTAACAGAGATCAACTTAAAGCATTTAAACAGTAAATGTGTATAGATTCCTCTgacagccagaaaaaaaaaaaaaaaaaaaaaaaaaaaaaaaagattcaaggggaaaaaaatagtgctaTGAATCGTCTTTTGGAGGATTCTCTTCTCTTGATCACATTATGACACCTAAGCTAGGAGCAAGGCACTTAAGCGTCCTGGAGACAGATGATCAATAGACAGCCTGGAATCCTCCTTAAACCTTTACCTTAACACCTTGAGAGGCCAATGTCAGTGCTCGAATTTTTATGTGGAACATTTTGTATATGTTTACACTTCAACGAACACCTCCTTGATAACACCTCTCAATCAGCAATCAGACATCTTTGCACACAAGCATACGGAGTTATGCTCTCCCAAAAGCATTCCAAAAACTTAATTCTGGAATACCTTCACCcttcatggctttttttttttttttttttaaagtaattccATGACAGTACTCGaaaattgcttaaaaaacagtttattcaaTGCTAAGTTATTAAGTCCAGTTCTCCTGCAGTGGATTATAGTTTACCATGTATTTTATGGTGATTTTCTGAAGACCGCCTTTGAAAAACAGTGTACCTCAACTACTTTAGTctgtgcaattatttttaatagaacaCTTGTATTAATCTAATTCCAAACCTTTAAAATATAGTATGTATAAGCACTGCTGTGAAAAGGACTatataaatcaaatttttaagCAAACACTGGTATTTACTTTCACAAAAACCACAGACCAAGAAAAACATCTTGCATTGTCAATGACTCCAGTAAATAAGAGATTTACCAGACATTCTCCACCACCACGTATATGCAATCAAATAGTGTGCTAAACCTTTGAATAACAGCATACATCGTTCAACCAAAACATTGTAAACACATCTTAAGAGTTGAAAATGCATCCAGCTAGGTTTTAAATCAAGGCTAAAGATTGATTCACTTTCCCATTTGCCAGCTGATGCTCTCCAGGCCATTATCTAGTTCCCTTACTGTTGTAAAAGACATTATTTACCATATTATTTGGGGTATAGTCATTTCCTCAAGATTAGCAACATTCAGTACCACACTCTGAAATACACCTACAAAACTGGATAGTATGTTAAAGGGTGATAAACTTTAAATCTATACCTGTTCTCACTACTAGAGCTTTGACTAATTCTCCAGTATAAAATCGTGTTTGAATTACATTGGTTCCACAGAACAAAGTATGCCGTTTATGCACTTCGGGACTGTATATTTCATCTCCCATTGCTTTTGGATCTTCTGAAGGATTTGGTAGATTAATCTTTGTGACAGGAACACTTTCAccttaaatggaaaaagaatctCTGAGATCAAATATGAATAGTCACTTTCCTCCACAATTTCAGGAACATTTCAGTAGAACAACATACGACTATGCTACTACCCACTTTACTAGCACAGAAGCAGAATTAATGAAGTCATCTGCCCTATGTAACAACTATAAGACAGAGACCAACAAGCTGTAAGGAGAGACCTATTACCCTCAACTTACCAGATTCCTTGTCCAAATTCTTATTACTATTCTTTCATTATTCTCCAATAcagattttctgccttttacCCTCATAACAGATAGGTGCAAAATATAGTTCACCTAAGAcaagcttccttctcttgctgcaATGCTTCACCCTATCACTCAGAATAACTAGAAGCCgagggaaattatttttagatcCTTAAGTGACTGAAGGCTAGGGTAGCAAACAATTTTATCAGTTACTAGCAGCAGCAAGAGGCTCAATATATTCAAAGAA
This Rhea pennata isolate bPtePen1 chromosome 9, bPtePen1.pri, whole genome shotgun sequence DNA region includes the following protein-coding sequences:
- the ATP13A3 gene encoding polyamine-transporting ATPase 13A3 isoform X2 translates to MHEICPHTGSSDRSSISQIKKFHITLNMEKEEKKFVNKAEEEEMEIYGYDLCRWKLVLVTVGVICSGGFLLLLLYWMPKWRVEATCKRTMLKDCGVVLLRTTDEFKIWFCAKVRVMPSLGAVSLQSPKPIIHKVSNGHAVHFCETSAEEIKNDLKKYLPIRYFTHHSVKYFWSDSVQSFDVVRGLDESTFCSSIHNEHSTGLTKAIHDYRKIFYGVNEIAVKVPSIFKLLIKEVLNPFYVFQLFSVILWITDEYHYYALAIVIMSVISIVSSLYTIRKQYVMLHDMVAAHSIVRVSVCRGNQVIEEILSTDLVPGDVMLIPSNGTIMPCDAVLLSGTCIVNESMLTGESVPVTKINLPNPSEDPKAMGDEIYSPEVHKRHTLFCGTNVIQTRFYTGELVKALVVRTGFSTAKGQLVRSILYPKPTDFKLYRDAYLFLLSLVVVAGIGFLYTVVNSILNKVPAHIIIIESLDIITITVPPALPAAMTAGIVYAQKRLKKIGIFCISPQRINICGQLNLVCFDKTGTLTEDGLDLWGIQRVESARFLLPEERACSESLLKSEFVACMATCHSLTKIEGVLSGDPLDLKMFEAIGWILEEATEEETALHNRIMPTVVRPSKQPFPESKQATNQEMELFELSTSYEIGIVRQFPFSSVLQRMCVITRVLGEKRMDAYMKGAPEVIASLCKQETVPVDFESVLEEYTKQGFRVIALAHRKLESKLTWHKVQTINRDAIESSMDFMGLIIMQNKLKQETPAVLEDLHKANIRTVMVTGDNMLTAISVARDCGMILPQDKVIIAEALPPKDGQAARINWHYADTLAKCTSSSPAINSEDIPVKLVHESLEDLQMTKYHFAMNGKSFAVILEHFQDLVPKLVLHGTVFARMAPDQKTQLVEALQNVDYYVGMCGDGANDCGALKRAHGGISLSELEASVASPFTSRTPSISCVPKLIREGRAALITSFCVFKFMALYSIIQYISVTLLYSILSNLGDFQFLFIDLAIILVVVFTMSLNPAWKELVAQRPPSGLISGPLLCSVLSQIIICFAFQILGFFWVKQQSWYEHWTIESDACHVLNATNTSSAHYENETLHDEHNIKNYENTTLFFISSFQYLIVAIVFSKGKPFRQPCYKNFLFVISVIVLYVFIFFIMLHPVESIDAFLELVCVPYEWRLRILIIVIVNAIVSVLVENVLLDMILWKVVFNRDKQGEYRLNIPQPPQEAVDHWGACFLSSLFGCREKTPKAKYMHLAQELLVDPEWPPKPRTTTEAKVPSQENGSYQIITLT